In Cryptomeria japonica chromosome 10, Sugi_1.0, whole genome shotgun sequence, a genomic segment contains:
- the LOC131063830 gene encoding heavy metal-associated isoprenylated plant protein 39-like isoform X2 has translation MDRVEGSQSLLYVDISGNEGITQRWMEMRREKEERNLAVKIVLKLAIEDEKRKRKALKMVAVVEGVDSVAVDMKEKTMTVIGEADHLFIASRLREFGFNFVELQSVGPAKERNKEKNEENKSENPTTVYVPRVYYDYSLENGEYKFRFENENFCTIC, from the exons ATGGATCGTGTGGAAGGCAGTCAAAGTTTGTTGTATGTAGACATTTCAGGAAATGAAGGGATAACTCAGCGGTGGATGGAAATGCGAAGGGAGAAGGAAGAAAGAAATTTAGCTGTG AAAATAGTGTTAAAATTGGCGATTGAGGacgagaaaagaaagaggaaagcccTCAAAATGGTTGCAGTGGTGGAAG GGGTGGATTCTGTGGCTGTGGACATGAAGGAAAAAACGATGACTGTAATTGGGGAAGCAGACCATTTGTTTATTGCCTCAAGACTCAGGGAATTCGGTTTTAATTTTGTCGAACTGCAGAGCGTTGGGCCTGCTAAGGAGAGAAATAAGGAAAAGAATGAAGAGAATAAATCGGAGAACCCGACAACCGTGTATGTTCCGAGGGTTTATTATGATTACAGTTTGGAAAATGGTGAGTATAAATTTCGTTTCGAAAATGAGAACTTCTGTACCATCTGCTGA
- the LOC131063830 gene encoding heavy metal-associated isoprenylated plant protein 39-like isoform X1 — translation MDRVEGSQSLLYVDISGNEGITQRWMEMRREKEERNLAVVTDSSFNKIVLKLAIEDEKRKRKALKMVAVVEGVDSVAVDMKEKTMTVIGEADHLFIASRLREFGFNFVELQSVGPAKERNKEKNEENKSENPTTVYVPRVYYDYSLENGEYKFRFENENFCTIC, via the exons ATGGATCGTGTGGAAGGCAGTCAAAGTTTGTTGTATGTAGACATTTCAGGAAATGAAGGGATAACTCAGCGGTGGATGGAAATGCGAAGGGAGAAGGAAGAAAGAAATTTAGCTGTGGTAACTGATTCCTCCTTCAAC AAAATAGTGTTAAAATTGGCGATTGAGGacgagaaaagaaagaggaaagcccTCAAAATGGTTGCAGTGGTGGAAG GGGTGGATTCTGTGGCTGTGGACATGAAGGAAAAAACGATGACTGTAATTGGGGAAGCAGACCATTTGTTTATTGCCTCAAGACTCAGGGAATTCGGTTTTAATTTTGTCGAACTGCAGAGCGTTGGGCCTGCTAAGGAGAGAAATAAGGAAAAGAATGAAGAGAATAAATCGGAGAACCCGACAACCGTGTATGTTCCGAGGGTTTATTATGATTACAGTTTGGAAAATGGTGAGTATAAATTTCGTTTCGAAAATGAGAACTTCTGTACCATCTGCTGA